Proteins found in one Arachis stenosperma cultivar V10309 chromosome 8, arast.V10309.gnm1.PFL2, whole genome shotgun sequence genomic segment:
- the LOC130945070 gene encoding heat stress transcription factor B-4, with protein sequence MALLLDNCESILLSLESNKSVPAPFLTKTYQLVDDPATDHIVSWGEDQSTFVVWRPPEFARDLLPNYFKHNNFSSFVRQLNTYGFRKIVPDRWEFANEFFKKGEKHLLCEIHRRKTAHHPQQITAINHHHSPIPSFFPFSSRLSISPPNDSDDQANWCDSPPPTATPCYNTSSVTALSEDNERLRRSNTMLMSELAHMKKLYNDIIYFVQNHVKPVPPSNTCSSSLLLCNNTPSSHSYASSGAANGNVSMLQRPMNHLLGYYSQTQNCPSNTARSSVTIVEAPPPCKTKLFGVPLQSKKRVHPEYGSNNLANSETNKARLILEKDDLGLNLMPPSTTC encoded by the exons ATGGCTCTTCTGCTAGACAACTGCGAGAGCATTCTACTGTCGCTAGAGTCAAACAAGTCGGTGCCGGCGCCGTTTCTGACAAAGACGTACCAGCTGGTGGACGATCCAGCCACCGATCACATAGTGTCATGGGGAGAAGACCAAAGCACCTTCGTCGTTTGGCGTCCTCCTGAGTTCGCTAGAGATCTTCTTCCTAATTACTTCAAACACAATAACTTCTCAAGTTTCGTTCGCCAGCTCAATACTTAT GGTTTCAGAAAGATTGTTCCGGATAGGTGGGAGTTTGCTAATGAATTCTTCAAGAAGGGAGAGAAGCACTTGCTGTGTGAGATCCATAGAAGAAAAACCGCACACCACCCTCAACAGATAACCGCCATCAACCACCACCACTCTccgattccttctttctttccaTTCTCAAGCAGGCTCAGCATCTCGCCGCCAAACGACTCCGATGACCAAGCCAATTGGTGTGACTCTCCGCCGCCCACCGCCACACCCTGCTACAACACCTCATCCGTCACGGCGCTGTCGGAGGACAATGAGAGGCTGAGGCGGAGCAACACCATGCTCATGTCGGAGCTTGCACACATGAAGAAGCTCTACAATGACATAATCTACTTCGTTCAGAACCATGTGAAGCCAGTTCCTCCAAGCAAcacttgttcttcttctttgcttctttgCAATAACACGCCATCATCACATTCATATGCTTCTTCCGGTGCCGCTAATGGTAACGTTTCAATGCTGCAAAGGCCGATGAACCATCTTCTCGGGTATTATTCTCAAACTCAAAACTGTCCAAGCAACACGGCAAGGAGCTCCGTCACGATTGTGGAAGCGCCACCACCCTGTAAGACCAAGCTTTTTGGAGTGCCGCTTCAGTCCAAGAAAAGGGTGCACCCTGAGTATGGGTCTAACAACCTAGCTAATTCAGAGACTAACAAGGCGCGTTTGATTTTGGAGAAGGATGACCTTGGCTTGAATCTCATGCCTCCTTCTACTACTTGTTAA